The Rana temporaria chromosome 13, aRanTem1.1, whole genome shotgun sequence genome has a window encoding:
- the FLRT2 gene encoding leucine-rich repeat transmembrane protein FLRT2, producing MGLRTVLWPKDWVSFFKSWILFSLGLSMQVSQTLACPKVCRCDGNYIYCNERSLTSVPLGIPEGVTVLYLHNNQINNAGFPAELHNVQSVHTVYLYGNQLDEFPMNLPKNVRVLHLQENNIQTISRVALAQLLKLEELHLDDNSISTVGVEDGAFREAVSLKLLFLSKNHLSSVPVGLPFVLQELRLDENRIAIISDQAFQNLTGLERLILDGNLLSNKGIADGTFSNLPKLREFSMVRNSLTSPPNDLQGTYLVKLNLQDNQINHIPVSAFAKLHKLERLDISNNRLQRLVMGVFDNLTNLKQLTARNNPWLCDCGIRWVTEWLKSLPAAINVRAFMCQGPEHFRGMAVRELNINLLSCPTTTAALPPVTQPPPTTAPTTAPTTVFIPTPTETPAVPTPTPSLAPITEPEQTIIIIERVTTPIRERLQLSIRFVNDTVIHLSWLTFFTVVSYKLTWVKMGHSLVEGIVNEQIVNGEKHHWSLLNLEPKSTYRICLVPLDSFNNYQAGEETVCAEATTKAFSPNNGSNSPSSHEQPTTPSLGSPFLLAGLIGGAVIIVLVVLLSIFCWHMHKKGRYTSQKWKYNRGRRKEDDYCEAGTKKDNSILEMTETSFQIVSLNNDQLLKGGFRLQPIYTPNGGLTYTDCHIPNNLRYCNNSSVPDLEHCHT from the coding sequence ATGGGCCTTCGGACAGTTTTGTGGCCCAAGGACTGGGTGTCCTTCTTCAAGTCCTGGATTCTCTTCTCGCTTGGGCTTTCCATGCAAGTGAGCCAAACATTGGCGTGTCCAAAGGTGTGCCGCTGCGACGGGAACTATATCTACTGTAACGAGCGGAGTTTGACCTCAGTGCCTCTTGGAATTCCGGAGGGTGTAACCGTGCTCTACCTCCACAATAACCAAATTAACAATGCTGGATTCCCCGCGGAACTGCACAACGTCCAATCGGTGCACACGGTTTACTTGTACGGCAACCAATTGGACGAATTTCCGATGAACCTTCCCAAGAATGTCAGAGTGCTTCACCTCCAAGAAAACAACATACAGACCATTTCAAGGGTGGCACTAGCACAGCTTTTAAAACTGGAAGAGCTGCACTTAGACGATAACTCCATCTCAACGGTAGGGGTGGAGGACGGAGCTTTCCGCGAAGCGGTTAGCCTAAAGCTGCTTTTTCTATCAAAGAACCATTTGAGCAGCGTGCCGGTTGGCCTCCCTTTTGTATTGCAAGAGTTGAGGCTGGACGAAAACCGAATTGCTATCATTTCCGACCAAGCCTTTCAAAACCTGACCGGCTTGGAACGTTTGATACTGGATGGCAATCTCCTTTCCAACAAAGGAATTGCCGATGGCACCTTTAGCAATCTACCCAAACTAAGGGAGTTTTCTATGGTACGTAACTCTCTCACCAGTCCTCCGAATGATCTCCAGGGCACCTACTTGGTAAAGCTGAACCTGCAGGACAACCAAATTAATCACATACCGGTGTCAGCCTTTGCTAAACTGCACAAGCTCGAGAGATTGGATATATCAAACAACCGACTCCAGAGATTGGTCATGGGAGTTTTTGATAACCTAACCAACCTAAAACAGTTAACGGCTCGGAACAACCCTTGGCTTTGTGATTGCGGCATTAGGTGGGTTACAGAGTGGCTCAAGTCTCTTCCGGCTGCCATCAACGTTCGTGCATTTATGTGTCAGGGACCGGAGCATTTTCGGGGTATGGCGGTTAGAGAGCTCAACATCAACCTGCTGTCTTGCCCAACCACCACCGCCGCCTTACCGCCTGTTACCCAGCCTCCTCCAACCACTGCCCCAACGACCGCTCCCACAACAGTTTTTATCCCTACTCCAACTGAAACCCCTGCAGTCCCAACACCCACCCCATCGCTTGCTCCCATTACCGAGCCCGAACAGACGATCATAATCATAGAGAGAGTAACCACGCCCATCCGAGAACGACTCCAGCTGTCTATACGCTTTGTGAACGACACCGTCATCCACCTCAGCTGGTTGACCTTTTTTACGGTTGTCTCCTACAAGCTGACTTGGGTTAAGATGGGCCACAGCTTGGTGGAAGGGATCGTGAATGAACAAATAGTCAACGGTGAGAAGCATCATTGGAGCCTGTTGAATCTGGAGCCAAAGTCCACCTACCGGATCTGCTTGGTTCCTTTGGATTCTTTTAACAACTACCAGGCAGGTGAGGAGACTGTGTGCGCCGAGGCCACCACAAAGGCCTTTTCCCCGAACAATGGCAGCAACAGCCCCTCTAGCCACGAGCAGCCCACAACGCCAAGCTTGGGCTCCCCCTTTCTGCTGGCAGGGTTAATTGGGGGTGCCGTCATTATAGTACTTGTCGTCCTTCTAAGCATCTTCTGCTGGCACATGCACAAAAAGGGCCGCTACACGTCCCAGAAGTGGAAATACAACCGCGGGCGCCGGAAAGAGGACGACTACTGCGAGGCGGGCACCAAGAAGGACAACTCCATCCTGGAGATGACGGAGACCAGCTTCCAGATCGTCTCCTTAAACAATGACCAGCTCCTTAAAGGAGGTTTCAGACTGCAGCCCATATACACCCCGAATGGGGGCCTCACTTACACAGACTGTCACATCCCCAATAACTTGAGGTACTGCAACAATAGCAGCGTTCCAGACTTGGAGCACTGTCACACGTGA